The Columba livia isolate bColLiv1 breed racing homer chromosome 2, bColLiv1.pat.W.v2, whole genome shotgun sequence genome includes the window TTGTGAGCTGCTTGTCAGCTTCCCCAGCTGCAATTCTCTTATCTCGGTGGGTTTTTTGCACATGCAAATCATCTTGCTCGCTCTGAAAAGAGAAGCGAGGAGGCTCCAACGTTTATTAATCAGGTTGTTGACAGGAGCTGCGTGTTGGCGGTGCAGAAAGGCAAGATAACGttgcagaaagcaaagctgctcCAGAGAAATCCCGGGTATTTCCCGTCTTTACGGTAAGGTCACAGTAAAATACATTGGAGACCTCACCACCGCATTTAGAAAGCAGCTTTTGCTGCACATTCCGTGAAGATTTTTGGTGAAAGCTCGCTGCAGAACCACACAATTAATAATTATCCATAACGAGCTATGGTGTTTCGCACCCGGAattggaaaaatgaaagaattaaccccaggaaaaaaacagttccCTATTGTGCAATTGCTGTCATCATGGAGGTTGCATCAGATTGATTTATTCCTTCGGTAGAGCTTGGCAGGACTGAGGATCCCAGCACCAAAACCGCTCCGGTTGTGACATCTGAATCCGCTTCTTGAGCAGCCCCACTGTCTCTCTTCGCCTTTAATGAGGTTTTTCAAGCAGCGTCACTCCAGATGATGCTGTAACATCATCAGCGTGGGGCTTGGCAGCCCGTGCATTCAAATTTCTCATTACTGCATGTCTACTTTTATCTCGTATATGCTATTGTTTTTGCCTTTTAGCATTCCATCTGAACTCTTTCCACGCTAACTTTTGTCTCTTCCAGTGTTAGCATTACAGGAGGtgttttaagttgtttttttaatgtgtttttccttttgctttaaaCACCGTTTGACCCAAATTGTCACTGTCATTCCAGGTTTATGTGTTGAAACGACCACATGTGGATGAGTTTCTTCAAAGGATGGGAGAGCTCTTTGAATGTGTTCTCTTCACAGCCAGTCTAGCCAAGGTTTGTTCCTCCATTCACCCCCTCACGGTGCTGGTCACTGGACTTTTGGCTGGGTTTTCTATGGATAATTATTTCCACACTTGGTATTATCTTaatattttccccttcttttctgcttctttgtcTGACAGTGTGTACTTTTGTCTGCTAGTGTGTGGGTAAGTGTTTCCATGGTAACACCATCACATATGGGCTTGGCTCATAATGTAGCCTCCATGCATTGCTCATAATGCCAATATGAAAGGCTGACAAGTTACCATGGTTATAGTGAGAAATTAGAACAAATAGATTGCGAGTAAAGCCGTGTATTAAAGCTGggcatgaaataaaataacactgCGTTGATCGCTATCAGAAATTTACTGCATCTCAAAATTTGGAACACGTGGGTTTTTGTTCTGTCAAGGTGCAATCTGGAGTTTAGAAAATCAGACGTTTCCTAAAGCTTGAAACATCAACAGGAATATTTTGTGCCCTCCGGTAGCACTAGTACCTTGTAGGTAGTTTTGTGGTAGACGTTGCAGTAGTCGACATCTTCagttctttggggttttttatcaGTGTTTTGTATTTGTGGCGTCTTGTTTGTAAAACTGTATTGATTATTTCTAAATAACGCTCTAGCATAGCCATCTTTTACTCCAACCTAGTGTAGAGGTGGTGGAAGGGGACAGGACCGTGTTTAGATCTGTAGAGCTGCCTCTTCAGAGGATTCTTCCCTGCACTGTTGGCCATATCCTGTTCAGTCACATTGTGTAAATCCCAAATAATGGAGCAATTTCAGACTGTAGTTCGATGTCTAGTGGTTTCATAGTCAAAAGATGATTGATTTCAACATCAGTTTTGTTTCtcagtttaaaatatatatatatatatatatatatatatatatatatatatatataaaaaatatatcctTCAAACGTAAGTTATAACTACCATTTTCATGGTGATTTCATGGCTTATTTGGATACTTTTCCTTGGACAGTTTATTTCAATTGCTGGATTCTAAGCTGTGTCTCACTGAAAGTATCATCATCTTATATAAAATGAGAATCTCCCAGTATCGCACATTGGTATTTTCCTAATAACATACATCTTTGATCTTTTATGGCCCAATTATGCAATTTGGCAACCTTAAGATTCTTCCTGACCCAGTTGCTCCAAGGGCATTGTTTGAAAAAGCCACAGGTGCCCTCAGTGCAGTTTAACTTCAAAGGCACATGGAGATGAATCAGCTGTGGAAGTGGCTTCATATGGGTTTTCTGTTAGCGCTGGCTGGTTTTAGGGTAATGTCAGGTGAGATCTCTGGATCCATCAACTTCTAGGTAACTCCTGCCATAATTATTAGTTGGCCCTAAGCATAAAACTTAATTGATAAATCACGGAAAACATTAGAGTGCAAGTTAACGTTCCGTAGTTATCTGTCTGTTAATCACCTCGGGTTTGCAGGCGTGTGAGTTAATTAACAAGGAGCAGGGAAGAAAACGAAGAAAGGGCGTTTTGATCTGAAATTATTGTGTGTCCCTTCTTTGTATAGATCTGCGAGTTCGCCTTATCTGCCCGTTGCTAACGTCATGTTCctaacttctatttttaagTATGCAGACCCAGTAGCCGACTTGCTGGATCGCTGGGGTGTGTTCAGGGCAAGACTCTTTAGAGAATCCTGTGTTTTCCACCGAGGAAATTACGTGAAGGATCTGAGTCGACTGGGACGTGAGCTGAGTAAAGTTATTATAGTAGATAATTCTCCTGCATCTTACATCTTCCATCCTGAAAATGCAGTAAGTATTCATAGTGCTCAAGCGTAACTTTATCTTTCTGGTCCCTGCCCAGATTTTCTGATTCAGAAAATAGCTTTTCAGAGCGGTGACTGTGTTAGTTTATGTGTTTTCTTAGACTGCAGGTAGGTTCTAATATTCACTGTGGAATGGTGAAGGACAAGGGCAAACTGATGTTGACAGACGTGACTGTTCATCTACTTTTAGAGTTTGGCgtgaagtcacagaatcacagaatgtcagggtttggaagggacctcgaaagttcatccagtgcaatctccccatggagcaggaacacccagatgaggttacacaggaaggtgtccaggcgggttggaatgtctgcagagaaggagactccacaacctccctgggcagcctgggccaggctctgccaccctcactgagaagaagtttcttctcaaagtggaacctcctgtgttccagtttgtacccattaccccttgtcctatcattggttgtcaccgagaagagcctggcttcatcctcctgacactcaacctttccatattgatccacattaatgagtcacccctcagtctcctcttctccaaactaaagagccccagctccctcagcctttcctcacacgggagatgctccactcccttcagcatctttgttgccctgcgctggactctctccagcagttccctgtcctgctggaactgaggggccacaactggacacaatattccaggtgtggtctccccagggcagagcagaggggcaggagaacctctctgacctactgaccacccccttctaacccaccccaggtaccattggccttcctggccacaagggcccagtgctggctcatggtcatcctgctgtccaccaggacccccaggtccctttcccctacactgctccgTCAGTTTTGAGAAACACCAAGTGGTGTAGAACCCCAGTAACTAACCAAGCTCTAAAAAGTGAAGCTGCCCTCCAACAGAGATTTTCTTTGGTGTGTTAATTACAAAAAGGATGTTCACTCAAACTGCTTTTTTTGGTACTCCATCTTTTTTCGTTgtttgaatgaaaatattttgttagaCAAGATAATTAATGCTGTACTGGTTACTATTTGAGTTTTGTGTTTATggtgaaggggaaggaaaaaaatcaagaccCTGTTGTTACATTCTgcttttaagtatttttgtgATAACTCGCTTCATATTCAGAGATGTTAGTTAATAAGTTCATCACGTTTTAAGAATAAGGATAAAAGGCTGGCAACGATACTTCAAGGGACAACAGTTAGGAGCAGTGAGCATCTTGACTGTGTCTTGTATCAGCTCCAGAGCTGTGAATGCTTCGGCCTGTGCTTCATCCATTGCTGCCATCGGTACAGATGTTCACATCTGTTCTGTagctgccagcacagcaagCTGGAACTTGCCTTAGATCTACCGGCTTTTAAGCAGCCAGGCTGTGCAACCCTTTCTTTGATGTTTTTAGGCTGCCTTTTTTGTGAACTGTTCAAATTAACATAGGAAATTTTTATCAGGAACACTGGTTTGCATGGTTCTGTCTTTGGaatagagggtttttttttttaacatgagcTACTTATGTTGCATCAATCAGCTTTTAAATTCAGATCCTAATACTGTGATACCTTCAATGATTgggtgaaaacatttttctggttGGTGCCACACATGATTTAAAGTTGCTATTTGTATTAACCAGGACCTTCAGCACTAATTTATGGTCAcggttaaaattaaaaacctgaTCCAGATCATCATTCGGTACCTCGGAATTCAGTGCCAAGAAAATAATGAGCTGTAGAAGTTTGGGAGATGAAATTAGGAACCTTGTCAGAGCAGTTTAATCATGTCTAGAAAAGCGCTGTTAGTGAACTGATATTTGAGGCTCTGCAGAAACCAGAGCTTGTAACATGATCCAAGACGGTCTTTAAAAGGCCTCAATATACTTCCATAGTGAAGATACATGAGCTCTTTCCCCAAATCCAGCCCGCATATTTAAGAAGCGTTAAtatattcattattttctgaACCCGCCCTAATCGGAGAACTGTGCTGTACTCACTGTTGAGATATTTCCTGCGCAGCCTCGTGCCAGCAGGGGCTGTTGCTGCATGTCTGTGTTTAGTGACTCACAGTGATaatagcaggggaaaaaaagacctgCCTGTAAATAAAGTGTCGGTGTCCAGCTGGAggagagaagctccggggagaccttgttgtggcctttcagtgcttaaaaggggcctgtaggaaagatggggacagactttttgtCAGAGACTGTTGCTATAGGACATGGGGtgatgttttaaactaaaggagggagattcaggctggacatggaGAAATTTTTGatactgagggtggtgagagcctatcccaggttggccagagaggtgatggatgaaccatctctggagacatcccaggccaggctggacggggctctgagcaacctgagctggtgaagatgtccctgctcatggcaggggtggcactggatgagctttggaggtcccttccaacccagactgtTCCATGATTCTATAACCTGTATCTTCCTTCCAGTCTGTTCTGAATACTGAGGCAGAGCCAATTGAGCTCTCCAGTGTTGGCCATGTAGGTTACGTGGATTTGTAGAAGGTCACGACATCTGTTCTACAGTTGGATTTGGGGTTGGTGTTGCATACTAGAAAATGTGGACTAGAACCTCCTGCTCCACatgaaccacagaatcattttggttggaagagatgctCAAGACCATCGAgaccaaccataacctaaatctagcactaaaccatggccctaagagcctcatctatacatcttttaaacccctccagggatggtgactgcaccactgccctgggcagcctgttccaatgcccgacagcacTTTCCATgagtaattttttcctaatacccaatctgaacctcccctggtgcgacttgaggccgtttcctcttgtcctatggCTTGTTactcaggggaagagaccaaccccctccacgctccaacctcctttcaggcagttgtagaaaATGCTAATTACCAGTAATTTGCGTCACTGTGATGGCGGTGAGAATTACAGGCCACCTACACAGGCAAAACTCACATGTTCTTCCTGCTGTAAGTCACCTTAATACCCCTTGGCTGCTTTGTTTCAGGTGCCTGTGCAGTCCTGGTTTGATGACATGACAGACACAGAGCTGCTAgatcttattcctttctttgaaGGACTAAGCAAAGAGGAAGAAGTTTACAGTATGCTCCATAAACTCTGCAACAGGTAGCCCTGAACTTGGACTGACTTCTGCTGCCAGCTCGCAGTTCCTCGAGGCATCTCCATCCTTTTCAGCCCTTTCAAATGTTAAGCTTTGGGGAGGTCACCCCACTCAGAAGTGCTACTCTTGATCTTCCCATTACGTTGGACACGAAGGACAATCACGAGTGATGCTATTAAGCCTTCAGAAGCCTGACTCCTAAGGTCATGTGTTCAGActacttttttaaaaggaaaacaaaaaaaaaaacaacaaaaaaaaagctattttaaacaGAACTCTTTTAATGAATTTCATAAATGGACATCTTTTACTGGATcagcttttcttaaaacatgccaaaaaaaagaagcttgtATTTCAGCAGTTgaatttctctccctttcttcccctcccacTATGCAGACAATTCTACCCCCTGCTTAGAGCAGTTGACCTGACTCTGAATTTTTTCTTACCGAATGAAGTGCCTTTTTGAATgttattttaagataaaaattcatttttgtaTAAGACGTATTTCCAGACATCTTTTAGTCTTGTATTGTCTAAatgctttaaaaggaaaaaggaaaaaaattttaTAGAGCACTGTAATatataacaaaggaaaaagttaaaacaaaGATGCTGGGTTCCTGTCTCCACAATGACATTAAGTTGTAATTACATTTTGTCATGCTCAGAAGGTTGAAGCGTTTGTGGGAGGGGTGATTTGGGTTAATTACACGGTTGTTTCACtgatgtgattttctttttgggCACAGTTTTGAACATATCTGCAGTTGGTTGAGTATTAGGGAACGATGGAATTGAGAAAATCAGGTGGCGAATAGATCTAAAGCACCTTTTCTTCTAGACAGATCAAGTTCTATTGTCTCCGCTTACGCACAACTGCCATGCCTCTCGTTTTCAGAAAACCATTATCTTGGGAGAATGAGATCTATTTATTAGTTTAAgatgcttttcttaaaaaaaagaaaccccatCTGGGTAAGCTGGATCTGTATGGAGCTGTTTggagtacttctttcttttaattgctGCTACTGTATCCTCACCAAATGGAGTTGACCATCGGCTGTTATACTGTTTTTGCCACTGTGCCTGTGCTATGAAACATTCTCTGTAAGCTGCAAACTTGGGCAATAAATAAAACGCAGGCttcataacccacccctgggtATTAACCCCATGGAATCTGGTATAGCAGAGAACTCAGTTAAAGGTGACCTGGAAAGgatttgttaatattttggttttcaatTAGGAAAATTAGTCCTTTTTTTGCTATATAACAATGCAAGAAGTATTTTTCCCACCTCTCTGATTCGTATTTCTTCTTCCCCAAGGCGTGAGGTACAGATCAGGAGCTTAATCAAGTCTTGCTAGAAGGGCAGAAGTGACGAGCCTGGCCTAAAATTGGTCCTGTGGCTTTGGAGTTGAATAAGCCTCATCTCAATCTGAGAACCTGCTTAGCATCTTCTATAGTGTCACAGGTACCCTTGTGAAATAAAAACTGTTAAATTTTTAAGCCTTTAAAGCACAAggcacatttatttttcattccctttccAGTGTCACCTTTTAATTATTACCCGCACCAGAAATCTACCAACGTAAAAATCACAGCCATGCGATTAGAAGGCTAAATGGAGTAGTTGGTGCTTCTAATTACCCCGGTGCCAAATTTCGAACCAATAAATCCACTTcgccttttatatttttctcgAAAAGTCTCGACGACTcggaaataataatgaaaagaaaaaccattGCGATGGACTTGGGTCGTCAACCTCGTCTAAAACTTTGGTGAAGCAGCTTAACAAATCAATTCATAGAAGGGCAGGCAGTGAGTAGGTTGTCGTGGGTGCGGTATAAACTGGTCCCCTCGTGGGCCAGCTGTGTCCCAGCTGTGCACCAGCTGTGGCGCCGAGGGGCGGTGGCATCGCCGCTCTGTTTTCTTACCGGTTGGCATTAACCTTAGTACTGTATAACTCTGTGCCACAACAAAACTGTCAGATTAAGAGGAAAATCCTatgttctttaaaacaaaaaaattgaaaaaaaatgaaaaaaaaaacaaaaaaaaggacgTATGGATTCGGGTTAGTTCATTAGCGTTTATTTTCAGTTGAGGAtggtttaattttgtatttgacTTGGAGAGTAATGAAACTGTAAGCTGCCAAAAAGTTGTTCTCTGAGCAGTATTTTCAACTGCGTTTGTCGCTTCGAGGCCTCCAGCGCAGTTTGCAGGGAAGAATTCAGGTCCTAGTTAGACGTGCAGGTATGATGGGAATGGctgaagaaaactcaaagaCTTTCTCGCTAGCGTTAGACCAAACAATCTTCCAATTAGACAATAATTAACCCCGCCGAGACGTTGTCATTTGCCAGTTGTGACCCGTTGTACGTGAGAGGATCCGTGTCATTCGtttgcatttctgaaagcaGCGATTTCATGAACCAGTTGCCTTAAGTCTGTGAATGAATGTTGATTATTAAAGTGTCTTGTATTGTTCTAAAATCCACATAGAATGGACAACTGAACTTCTGCACCAGCTTCTGGAAAGAACGGTGTTCTGCACAACTTGTCCTGGAACGTTTATTTTGACTCCTGAACTCCACAGATTTCAACCCAAAACCCTTATTTTAACTTAGTACAGCATTAAAATGACACTTGGTGACAATACAAAGGTGAGAAACTTTACAGTTTTGATCTTTCCCGGTGTCTTAAGAGTATTTTTTATCACTtctgattctttttttattaactcATTCCCATTGATATCAAACTTGGGACGATCTCCAGTCAGGTTGGGCCTTCCCTGGCTCTTCAGGTTGGGCCAAAGGGATCGAACTGTTGTTTATTCTGATACTTATCATCGTACTTGAAATTTCAGGTGTTAGGTTTGCGTGGATATACATACGCTGTATATATAGAGTGTCTGGATGTTAACAAAGCAATAGAGCTCTGTCCGTGGTGTCAGATAACGAGTGGAACGTTTGGAAAATGCACAATACGGGTATTCGATTGTATTTTAAGTACGAGATTTTTAAGAATtaaaacagaggaaacaaaaactAGTTCTATCCTAAATCTCTTGCATCTTTTGAAGTGCAGCTCATGCCTGTGGGTCCCGGGGCTGTTATAAACCCCAGGTTCCATCCTATTTCTGCATATTACACAAGTCTTTTCCAGTTGGTCATTGGGTTCAGCTACAGAAACGCTGCCTGGCCTGAAGTTCCGTTGTCCTTTATATGTCGGGTTAACAAAGGTTTTTTGCCTGTataggtatttttaaattaaactgtaAGGCAGAATGCCTCTGATTCTTTGAAATCCAACTGAAGTGTTACCGATTAAATTGCCATTTGTAAACTAGGGCTGTGCGCAGAATATTTGTTCACCCCCAGGAATCGCGGCAGGGGCCGGACGGAGGACGGGAGCAAATGTAGTTGCTGTGTTAATTTAGGAAGCTTTGCAAAGAAGAATTTGTctctttggtttgcccttttaaTCGTTTTTAGACAGCAAAGTGATACGTGGAAGCGACTCGACACCTGAGGAGGTTTGGGTATCGGTGTGTGCAATCACTTGATCACAGCGTGATTTTGATTAGACTGGTTGGGGACAATAAAAGTATCGAAATGACACTGGCGTGTGCTGATGTTGCAGCTTTTGAcatttcagtgtaaaaaaaaaaaagagaagaaataataacCTGTAGCTCTATAATTGACAAACACGTAATCCTATGTTTGACggattctttttaaactaataaACCACAGTACCGCACAGCCCTATTTGTACAACAGAACCCAGTTTGTGCCTCTGATTTCCAAGGTGCTGTGATGATTTTGGGCGCGGGGGGCAGGCGAGACCTGGGGGGGCAATTGCTTGAGAATCTCTGGGCTAACTATGCAAGAGCAGCTGTCCGTTTGCTGTTTCACATTATATTGTAAAACTCCAgctgactttttctttcttgttaaaGCTCTATTGGGAACTTAACAGAGGAGTAAGCAATGGAaatgtgtcttttcttcttttttctaatgGAGCTGTTTACACTTTAATGCAATGAACAATCCGGCGATACTTGAGAAACGCTGCCGATACCATGTGAGTGTTTTCAGGAGAGAGAAGTGTTGTCAATCAGGTATTGAATGGTTTCTTTACTGtcacaaataaaaaccaacttTTAACAATATAGTTACTTGTGCATGTAATacttctctgggaaaaaaaaccactgatTTCCGCACTTCTCCACTTTTAGTTACAATTTGACAGGGGTTTTATTCCTGTTGATGTTACGTAGTAAAACCACCTATCTCTGTTGCACTTTCCGCTTTGTTCAAGTCATTTATAGGGTTCTTATTGCCCACCTGCTTTGCAAACAGAGCAGATGAACTGCTGCTGAACTCGGCTCCGTAAATTGGCGGCGGCTCGGGCAGATGTTCCGGCTCTTTAGATCCCTGCGATGAGATCATGCGATGGTTTGCTCGAGTCTCAGAGCTCTGTGACTCCATTGTGAAGGGCGGCTCGAATGGCTGTTCTTAGCGTCACTGCCGTATCCCAACGAATATCTGAATAAAACACTTTATTTGCTTGGAAAGCCTATTTTGGGGGACTTTTTTCAGTAAGTTTTAAGAAGAGCCTCCTTTTTTTTATCAAAAGCCGCATATTATTAGGAGCAGAAAACCTGCTAGAATAAGCAACTGGCTCAGGACAGCACATTAGTTGCAATGAAGAATATTGTTAGTTATTTCTGTTATGTGTTGGAATGACCAGACCGCCTTCATATTATACTGGTagcttggggttttttaattttttaaaattattattattttaccaaTCTCCTTAGCAGCTCCTGAGCATAAAGACGCCTTTCAGTAAAACAAGCGTTTCGAAATTCCGAAACCAGCTCATTTATAGCGCTGAGAAAGACCCTGTTGTTCCATCCCAGCTGATTGAAAGCATTTGCAAACCCACAGTCTATAACTGCACCTCTACGCCTTCCACTAgttgtttttcccccttttttcatTGTGTTCTGACTCGGAAGGAAATGCAACCGCTCTGGAATTCCCTGCGAGGTGGGACGGGGCTGTTCCAGCAGATGTGGTGAGCGACCTTCTCCATCCAGATGTCCACCCCATCCAGCTGTGCTACAGGAGACACGGCAGAGTTCTCCTGGCTGGTTCTGCTGGAAAACAAGCGATCTTTGGGGTAATAGATTGCTTGGGACAGGTTGGCACACTCCCAACTTGAACAGCTTCCAGGCGTGTTTTGTTTCAAGGCTTCTCGAGCTGTGCTGAGGAGCAGCTTGTCCTGTTAATTGCCCGGGGCCTCGTTAATCAGCGTTTCTGAAGCGCAGGCCGCACGCTAACACCTCCGACTTCTTAGAGATTGATTTGACTCGCTACGGTAGGTCTGCATCTGCGGTTACGCACCTTCCCAAACAGCGATTTCAATAGGTTGGAGTTTGTCATCACTTAAATCAGCAGCGAACTCAATTTTGGCGGTGAGGGCTGCGTCGGTTCAGCCGCGTCCCCGTGCCGCCCCCATCCCTCCCACCGCTCTGTGCGACCGGCATCGTTTAATTCTGCAACCCTTTGAATTCAGCGATGTGGACGCATTTGGTCGGGATGGAGATGGCAGGAAAACACTGGACAAAGAAACAAGACGCAGCTGGTCCCGCCAGCCTGAGCTGTCACCTGGGACGGGGCTGATGCCGCATGAAGGCGACCAGAGGAGTCACCACTGAAACCAGAAACGTGTCACCCCCTTGGAGAACCACCTTCCTCCTTGGGAGTGAGGGTTGGTGGGTTTGTCCACCCAAATGCAACGTACATCCCGTCTGAGCTCCCAGTGTTTCGGTAAATGTTGCAGTCAAAGGGTTGTTGGAGGAGTAACAACGAGTTGTTTTCTTTGTCAGATTTTAATGAGCTTTTGTGATGAAAACCAAATTTCTTTACAGTGTaacggatttttttttttttcatgcttggATTCAGTTGGACAATAAACTGTGttcgttttttttttcatcctctcacagaatcccagaatgtcaggggttggaagggacctggaaagctcatccagtgcaatccccccatggagcaggaacacccagatgaggttacacaggaaggtgtccaggcgggttggaatgtctgcagagaaggagactccacaaccccctgggcagcctgggccaggctctgccaccctcaccaggaagaagtttctactcaaatttaagtggaacccaTGTCTGATAATGCGTATAGTTGAGGTCCAACCCAGAAATCCCGCTCTCCCTCCACATGctgttctctttgcttttccccACAGTATTTCACCCAAAGTCTTTATACCATCAGGCCAGAAAGTTCTGCTTGCTCCATTCCTGGGCTTAATAAAGATTAAAGCCTTGGCTGCTCAGCATCAAGGGCTCTTCCCTACAGCATATTTGGCAGGGAGGTTCAGTTCCCATCCTTGTTTTGTTAACCTGCTGAGATATGAATTAAACAATCGTGCAGCTTCCAAAGCCACTGAAACCTGTAACAaagctggagatgagaaaggagatggtgtgaattttggggtgtcctgtgcagggacaggagttgcactcaatgatccttgtgggtcccttccagctcaggacattttGATTCTAGGAGAAAGATCCTGGATTTGGGGTAGAATTGAGGTGCTGGGAGAAAACACGACGCAGGCTGGTGGGGCTTCCCATCCAACCCTGTTTTGGTTTCTGTGCAGCATCCTTCATATCGCATTCCAGGGCACCCTGTGAAAGAGAAGGTTGATCCCCCACTCGCTGCCCTGGGTTTGCACAGGTACGGGGGGCTGATTTTTGGACTGCGGGGCACATCGCTGCATGTTCTTCCAGGCTACAGAGGCATCCGCAGCACTTGGAGATGCCTCTTGTGAGCTCATCCGTTCGTGGTGCTTCTGAGCAGGTGACCTGATGCTGGTCTTGGCTTCACCAGTGACAACCAGTCTGTGATCACACATTTATACCCTGAGCAGACTGGAGGGAACTGGGGAACTCAAATTGGCTCAAGGTGAACATGTGAAGCTGCTTTTTGTCTGACACATCCTCGAGCTGGTTCTGCAGACAGCAGCGTGTCTGCAGGAAATATTACGCTGAAGAAGCGTGGTAGAAATTAAGCAAGtgctaccctgtttccctgaaaataagccctaccccgaaaataagccctaccatgatttttcaggatttttgagggtgctcgaaatataagccctactccaaaaataagccctagttacagttcataaagccaatttaaatagtgtccaggcagctatacatgtaaaaaaggaagcatcttttggagcaaaaattaatataagaccctgtcttattttcggggaaacaAGGTAGCAGATCAGCCCACAGAAATATAAAAGTCTTGACATTCTCATGTATGTTTTTCTTAGGAAAATCACACTATAAGTGTGAGTGCTGGG containing:
- the CTDSPL gene encoding CTD small phosphatase-like protein isoform X5, which gives rise to MCYTPYCGYVSQCNISLKKQRSRSIFSTLFCCFRDYNVEPPSTNSTSALPPLVEENGGLQKPPAKYLLPELTASDYGKKCVVIDLDETLVHSSFKPISNADFIVPVEIDGTIHQVYVLKRPHVDEFLQRMGELFECVLFTASLAKYADPVADLLDRWGVFRARLFRESCVFHRGNYVKDLSRLGRELSKVIIVDNSPASYIFHPENAVPVQSWFDDMTDTELLDLIPFFEGLSKEEEVYSMLHKLCNR
- the CTDSPL gene encoding CTD small phosphatase-like protein isoform X6, with product MDNPSIITQVTNPKEEEILSCTQDKVSQCNISLKKQRSRSIFSTLFCCFRDYNVEPPSTNSTSALPPLVEENGGLQKPPAKYLLPELTASDYGKKCVVIDLDETLVHSSFKPISNADFIVPVEIDGTIHQVYVLKRPHVDEFLQRMGELFECVLFTASLAKYADPVADLLDRWGVFRARLFRESCVFHRGNYVKDLSRLGRELSKVIIVDNSPASYIFHPENAVPVQSWFDDMTDTELLDLIPFFEGLSKEEEVYSMLHKLCNR
- the CTDSPL gene encoding CTD small phosphatase-like protein isoform X3, producing MCYTPYCGYVSQCNISLKKQRSRSIFSTLFCCFRDYNVEPPSTNSTSALPPLVEENGGLQKGDQMQVMPIPSPPAKYLLPELTASDYGKKCVVIDLDETLVHSSFKPISNADFIVPVEIDGTIHQVYVLKRPHVDEFLQRMGELFECVLFTASLAKYADPVADLLDRWGVFRARLFRESCVFHRGNYVKDLSRLGRELSKVIIVDNSPASYIFHPENAVPVQSWFDDMTDTELLDLIPFFEGLSKEEEVYSMLHKLCNR